From Pseudomonas sp. G2-4:
GCGTGGTGATCGATAAACAGGGTGGGTTGTTGGTGGCTGATGATGTGGGGAACAAGATTTGGCGGGTGTCGGGTAAATAACCCACCACCCAAGACTTGTAAAGGAACCCTGTTTGGTCCGGGGACATGGTGAACACCTGTGGCGAGGGAGCTTGCTCCCGCTGGGCTGCGAAGCGGCCCCAAGCTTCTGGCGGTTGCTGCGCAACCGAGCGGGAGCAAGCTCCCTCGCCACAAAAGCTTTCTAGCACTGCAAAAGTTGAAGGGTCAGGGATTACGCGCCAGATGCTCCGGCTGCAGCACCCGCTTGGCACCCAAATAGGCCTTCTGCCAATAAGCCTTGGACAGGCTGTCGAGCTTGACCGTGCCACCCGTGGCCGGCGCATGGACGAAGCGGCCCTCGCCCACGTAGATCCCGGCATGGCTGACCTGGGAGCCGCCGTTGGTGGCGAAGAAAATCAAGTCACCGCTCTGCAAGGCTTCCTTACCGACATCCGGGGCGCGCATGCCGATCATCTCGCGGGTGGAACGCGGCAGGGAAATGCCGGCGGCATCGCGGTAGACATAGCCAATCAGCCCGCTGCAATCGAAACCCGAATCCGGCGTATTACCGCCCCAGCGATACGGCGTGCCCACCAGACCCAGCGCCCGAAAGAGCACATCTTCGGCGGCAGGGGAAAAGGTCTGTGAAGGAGCAAAGACCACCGGAGCCCGCACGGGGGCCGGCGGCGGAGTGCGGCTGGCACAGGCGCTGAGCAGCGCGGCGAGGAATATCAGAGCGAGGCGGGCCGACGTCGACATATGCAGAACAATCCTGATCTGGATGCGGCTTTTCTGCCGTGGGCATGAAAACAAATCCGCCTGCGTAATACGCAGGCGGATTGCCATCAATCAATGATCAAGGATTCTAGCGGCTATGCAGCAAACTTCAAGTAAGACTTTAAGTTTGCCTTACAAACTGTGTGCTTACTTGCGAGCAGTGACCACCGTCGGTGCCATGGCGAGGGCGCGCTTGGCTTCGATGAAGGTCTTGTTCCAGTAGCTGTCGCCCAGGCTGTCGATGCGCACGCCACCGCTGCGGCGGCTGCTGGAATGGATGAACTGGTTGTCACCCAGGTAGATACCGGCGTGACTGACGCGACCACGACGACCGTTGGTGCTGAAGAACAGCAGGTCACCGGGTTCCAGTTCATTGCGCGCAACCAGCGGAGCCTTCACGTTGATCATTTCGCGCGTGGAACGCGGCAGGTTCATGCCGGCCTCCTCGCGGAACAGGTAACCGATGAAACCGCTGCAATCGAAACCGGCTTCAGAGGTACCGCCAAAACGGTAGCGGGTACCGATCAACGACATGCCACGTTCCAGGATACTGTCGGCCAGCACTGGAAGTTGATAAGGCTTGCTGCCGGCGAAAGCTGCCAGCTCTTTGTCGGAGGCCATTTCTTCCTGGAAGGCAACGGAGGAAGACTGGGCGGTAACGGAATTCTGGACCTGTGGTTGCTGCGCTTGCTGGGTCACTGGAGAGTGGGCAGCACAACCGAACAACAGGGTAACGAGTGCGAGAGGCACGAGGGGTGCGAAGCGATTTAGCATGGGCACGACCGTGGCTGAAGTAGTAAAGATGGCGAGACTATGCCTTCTATCAATCTCATTTGCAAATTCAATCGATGCAAATGTGACTTCTCGGTTTCTCGTTTACATCTAAGCGCTCAAGCCCGGTTTCAGCGGGTTACAGCCCTGCAGCCCAGTAAAACCGCGGGCTTCACCGCGTCGAGAAGAGGCTTTAAGCCATCATCTGGCGACAGTTTTACCAGCCCAAAGTTTCTTTCAAGAACGGGATAGTCAGCTTGCGCTGGGCCTGAAGCGAGGCTTGGTCGAGGCGTTCGAGCAATTCGAACAGCGCGCTCATGCTGCGGGTGCCACGGGTGAGGATGAAATGCCCGACTTCATCGGTCAGGTGCAGGCCGCGTCGGGAAGCGCGCAGCTGTAAGGCGCGGAGTTTGTCTTCGTCGGAAAGTGGCCGCATCTGGAAAATCAGCGCCAGGGTGAGACGGGACTTGAGGTCCGCCAGCTTCACCGGCAGTTCTCTCGGCGACGTCGAGGCGGCGATCAGCAAGCGCCGACCACTGTCGCGCAGCCGATTGAACAGGTGAAACAGCGCTTCTTCCCAATCGGCCTTGCCGGCCACCGCCTGGAGATCGTCCAGGCAGACCAGTTCGTACTGTTCAAGGTTGTCGAGGATTTCAACGCCGCGATCCAGCAGCTCAGCCAGCGGCAGATACACAGCCGGTTCGCCCAACTGCTCGAACCGCAGGCACGCCGCCTGCAACAGGTGCGTGCGCCCTACCCCGTCCTTGCCCCACAGATAAATCAGGCTTTCGGTCCAGCCAGCGTCGGCTTCGCAGAGCCGCTCGACATAGCCGAGTGCAGCGGCATTGGCGCCTGGGTAGTAATTGATAAAGGTGGCGTCATCACGCAGACGCACACCTAGGGGCAGCTGAATCGGTTTCATGCTGACTGAACAGTTCCAAAGGAACCGTTAGTGGCCTCTGTGTAAAGTTCGCAAAGTTTATACCCGTGACACGGACCGCACAATGCGCCGGACCACGAGCAAAATCAAAGGTTTGCAGAAGCAAGAGGACGGGGCGTCGGTTTCCCTGACGCCCCGCCCGCGATTTACCCTACAGGTCGGGGTCTTCGGCGCCGCTATAAATGTCCGAATCCTTGTACAGATCGTGCATATGGCGCACCAGCACCATGATCACCGCTGCCACCGGCAACGCCAGCAGGATCCCGGTGAAACCGAACAACTCGCCACCCGCCAGGATCGCGAAGATCACCGCCACGGGGTGCAGGCCAATCCGGTCCCCCACCAGCAGCGGCGTCAACACCATGCCCTCCAGCGCCTGGCCGACCATGAACACCGCCACGATGCCAATCATTGGATACAGGTCGCCGCCAAACTGGAACAACCCGGCGACCAACGCTGCGCCAATCCCGATCACAAACCCCATGTACGGCACGATGGCCGCCAGGCCGGCGATCAGGCCGATCAACAGCCCCAACTCCAGCCCCACCAGCATCAAGCCGGCCGCGTAGATGAAACCCAGCGCCACCATCACCAGCAACTGCCCGCGCACGAACGCACCCAGCACTTCGTGGCATTCGCCGGTCAGGGTCATGATGCGTTCTTCGCGGTGACGCGGCAGCAGGCTGCGGATCTTGGCCATCATCAAGTCCCAGTCCCGCAGCAGATAAAAAGCCACCACCGGAATCAGCACCAGGTTCGCCAACCAGCCGATCAACGCCAGGCCTGAGGCCGTGGCCTGGCTCAAGACCACGCCAACAATGTCGGTGGTCTGGCCCATATGCTCGCTGATGGCCGCCTTGACCTTGTCGAACTTCCAGAAACCGTCCGCCAGCCCCAGCTTCGATTGCACCCACGGCACCGCGCTGTGCTGCAACCAATCGAGCATCTGCGGCGCCAACTCGTAGAGGCGCACCAGTTGTTTGGCAAGCATCGGGATCAGCACCAGCAACAGGGCGCTCACAATCAGGGTAAACAGCGCAAACACCGCCACCACGCCCCAGGTTCGCGACAGGCCGAGTTTTTCCAGGCGATCCACCACCGGATCGAACAGATAAGCCAACAGCAGCGCAACCAGGAACGGCGTGAGGATCGGATGCAGCAAATAGATAAGCGCAATCAGCAGGGCGACCCCACCCAACCAGAACCAACGCCGCGTATCACCCATGAACCACTCCCTAGCTATATAAAGAAAGAAAACCTACCAGCGGAACCGCAGATTGGCCGCTGGCGCAGGCGTTGGCGCTGCCACCGGAACCGAGCCGTCGGCGGCTGGCTGAGGCGTAGGCTCTGGCGCGACAGGTTCACCGGCAGGTATTTCCTGTAATTTCGCCAGGGCCAGTTGCGCTTTCAACTGATCGGCGCTGCCGTTGACCCGATAGACGATCCGGTCGCCTTCAACCCGCTGCAACTGCCCGCCAAACGGTTCGAGCAAACGCCCAAGGGCCGCGTAGCGTTCAAGGTTCATGCCTTGCACTTCCAGCAATTGTTCGGTGGCCACGCCCGGCTTGGCGACGAAGCGCGGCGCCAGCCGTTGACTCACCGCCAACATCACCGCATCGGCCAAGGCGGCAGGATCGGCGCCCTGGGCGGTGCCCTGCTCGCGCTGGTCGCCCAACCACAGGCGCCAGGTTCCTTGCCACTGGCCGCCCTCTTCCTTGGCATGGACCGCCAGCAAGGCGTCCGCTGCGTATCGCTCCGAGGCATCACGCAAAGGCGCCGGGTCATTGCCTTCCAGGTTTGGCGCGGTGGCGACAATCTGCTCACTCAAATCCGCCAGCGGCAGGTGCAACGGCAAACCCCGGTGCTGGGCGGCACGCCGCAATGGAGCGGCGCTGGCCTGACCATCGCCCACCAGGCTGGAACCTTCAGCCGAATCGTTCAGCCACCACCCCAGGATCGATGGGCGATTGGCGCCCCACAGCGACAACCCCGCCGAACGCAAGGCCCGGTCGGAGCTCGCCGGGTCGAAGTCCACCTTGAGGCTTTCCGGAGGGCCGGCGTCGTAGCCATATTGAAGAATGATCTGTTGCGGATCCTTGCGGATCGCCGCCAGGCCGGGGTTCTGGGCGGCCTTGGCGTCGCCGGTCAGGCGCAGCACCAACGTGTCCAGCGCGCGCAGAGTCGCCTGGTTGCGCTCCTCCGGGGTCTGGTTGCTGACCGGCTCGAGCACTTGATACAGGCCATTGAGGGTTTCGGCATGGCTCGCCAGGCTGATCAGCGACAGGCAGCCCACAGACAAGAATTTGAACAAACGCATGGAAGATTCCCGGACATAACGGCTGGAACAGGCCGTGTGAAGAAGATTGAGCATGGCTGTGACCACAGCACCCGGCAAAACATTCACACGCCCGATGGAAGTTTCGCACTGTCATCACCATAACCGGTTACCGCTACACCTTATACAGACGCGCTACGCAGTACCAATATAAGAAATATCGGTTTTTTTCCGTGGATATGTCCCTGCCCGTCGGCGCGAGGATGGCCGCTGCCCCTCAAGCCTGATAAAATCGCGCGCCTTCGCAGACCGGCAATGGCTGGGCATCCGGAATAATTCGTACAACGGTTATTCAATGGCCCCGGCGTCGGTCGTTACCCAGAAATCCCCCCTAAAGGCCTGGATCATGAGCAAGCAACCCTCCCTGAGCTACAAGGACGCCGGTGTAGACATCGACGCCGGTGAAGCATTGGTCGAACGCATCAAGAGCGTCGCCAAGCGCACTGCGCGTCCGGAAGTCATGGGCGGCCTGGGCGGTTTCGGCGCCCTCTGCGAGATCCCGGCCGGCTACAAGCAACCGGTGCTGGTCTCGGGCACCGACGGCGTCGGCACCAAGCTGCGCCTGGCACTGAACCTGAACAAGCACGACAGCATCGGCATCGACCTGGTGGCCATGTGCGTGAACGACCTGGTGGTCTGCGGTGCCGAGCCGCTGTTCTTCCTCGACTACTACGCCACCGGCAAACTGAACGTCGACACCGCCGCCCAAGTCGTGACCGGCATCGGCGCCGGCTGTGAGTTGGCCGGCTGCTCTCTGGTCGGCGGCGAAACCGCTGAAATGCCCGGCATGTACGAAGGCGAAGACTACGACCTGGCCGGTTTCTGCGTCGGCGTGGTCGAGAAAGCCGAGATCATCGACGGTTCGAAGGTCGCTGCTGGCGATGCCTTGCTCGCCCTGCCGTCCTCCGGCCCGCACTCCAACGGCTACTCGCTGATCCGCAAGATCATCGAAGTCTCCGGTGCCGACATCGAAAACACCCAGCTCGACGGCAAGCCACTGGCCGACCTGCTGATGGCCCCGACCCGCATCTACGTCAAGCCGCTGCTCAAGCTGATCAAGGACACCGGCGCCGTCAAGGCCATGGCTCACATCACTGGCGGTGGCCTGCTGGACAACATCCCGCGCGTATTGCCAAAAGGCGCCCAGGCCGTGGTCGACGTGGCGAGCTGGACCCGCCCGGCGGTGTTCGACTGGCTGCAAGAGAAAGGCAACGTCGATGAAACCGAAATGCACCGCGTGCTGAACTGCGGCGTGGGCATGGTGATCTGTGTGGCCCAGGAGCACGTCGAGACCGCCCTGAACGTATTGCGTGAAGCCGGCGAACAGCCTTGGGTGATTGGCCAGATCGCCACCGCCGCCGAAGGCGCTGCCCAAGTCGAGCTGAAAAACCTTAAGGCGCACTGATGTCCGCAACCTGTGACGTGGTGGTGCTGCTGTCCGGCACCGGCAGCAACTTGCAGGCCCTGATCGACAGTACGCGGACCGGCGACAGCCCGGTCCGTATCCGCGCGGTGATTTCCAACCGCGCCGATGCCTACGGCCTGCAACGTGCCCGGGAGGCGGGTATCGACACCCGCGTCCTGGATCACAAGGCGTTCGATGGCCGCGAAGCCTTCGACGCCGCACTGATGGAACAGATCGACACCTTCAATCCGCAACTGGTGGTACTAGCCGGCTTCATGCGCATCCTCAGCGCCGGCTTCGTGCGTCATTACCAGGGCCGCCTGTTCAATATCCATCCTTCGCTGCTGCCCAAATACAAAGGGTTACACACTCACCAGCGGGCGCTGGAGGCCGGAGACACGGAGCACGGCTGCTCGGTGCACTTTGTCACCGAGGAACTCGATGGCGGACCACTGGTCGTACAGGCAGTAATACCGGTAGAGTTGCACGACACGCCGCACAGCCTGGCGCAACGGGTTCACGCCCGCGAGCACCAGATCTACCCGATGGCCGTGCGTTGGTTTGCCGAAGGACGGCTGACCCTCGACGATCGCGGAGCCTCACTGGACGGCCAGTTACTCGCCGCCAGCGGCCATTTGATTCGATACTAGGAGATTTTATGCGTCGCGCCCTGCTCTTCGCTTGCGCTCTGCTTGCCTTGCCCCTGGCACAGGCTGCGGAACTTCAACCGTTCTCCGCCAGCTACACCGCCGACTGGAAACAGTTGCCCATGAGCGGCACCGCCGAGCGCAGCCTGACCAAGGAAGCCAACGGCACCTGGAAGCTGAGCTTCAAGGCTTCGATGATGATCGCCAGCCTGACCGAAGAAAGCACCCTGACCCTGGACAAGGACACCTTGCTGCCACAGTCCTACCACTTCGAACGTGGCGGCCTGGGCAAGGCCAAGAAGGCCGACCTGGACTTCGACTGGAACACCAAGATGGTCACCGGCACCGATCGCGGTGACGCGGTCAAGCTGCCGCTCAACCGTGGCATGGTCGATAAATCCACCTATCAACTGGCCCTGCAGCACGACGTGGCGGCCGGCAAGAAAAGCATGAGCTATCAGGTCGTCGATGATGGCGAAATCGATACTTATGACTTCCGCGTGCTGGGTTCGGAAAAGGTCGACACCAAGGCCGGCCAGATCGAGGCAATCAAGGTCGAGCGCGTGCGCGATCCGACACAAAGCAAACGCATCACCGTGCTTTGGTTTGCCAAGGACTGGGATTATCTGCTGGTGCGCCTGCAACAGGTCGAGACCGACGGCAAGGAGTACAACATCATGCTCCAGGACGGTACGGTCAACGGCAAGGCTGTGAAAGGCAGCTGATCCACGCTTATACCAAGAAGCCCCGCACATGCGGGGCTTTTTAATGCCCGGATTTCAAGCCCACCATCTACCCCTGCGGGAATAAACCTGTGGGAGCGAGCCTGCTCGCGATGGCGTCGGATCAGCCAACTTCACCACTGACTGACACACCGCTATCGCGAGCAGGCTCGCTCCCACAGGATGGGGGTTCAACCAGACAATTGCCTTTACAACATGAAACCTTCTTCATGAAAGCCCCCTGCGACCGAATGCCGCGCACCGCCTGGCCTGCAGGATTGTTGCGATTTTCATGAAAACTTCTTAACGGGCCCAGGCATTTACTTAGCACGCTACCAAAATCTATAACAAAGACCTGCACACGCCTTGCTGCAGATAACAGAGATTGGAGCTTGCAAGATGACTGTGAAAGTAACTGAACGCGACGACGCCCACATGTCCCACGAAGGCATTGCCGCCGGTATCCGGATATGGGATGTGCATCAACAGGATTTGCTGGTGGGGATGTTCCACTCCGAGACGGATGCCCATAGTTACAAGGCTGAGCTGGAGCGCGAAGAAAGGTTGCGCTCGCGTGAGATGGCAGAATCGTAAGAATTGGCGATAGAAACCCTGTGGGAGCGAGCTTGCTCGCGATAGCGGTCTATCAGTGACAGAGATGTTGACTGATACGACGCTATCGCGAGCAAGCTCGCTCCCAGAGGTTTTGTGTTTCAGCGCAATGGAATCACGCCCGCCTTACCACATCAAATCATCCGGAATCTGATACGCCGCGTACGGATCATCAGCATCCACTTCTTCGGTCTGGGTGTTGAGCTGGACGATGCGCTTGGGATCGCGCTCCTGGATCTTCAGGGCCGCTTCACGCGGGATCACTTCGTAGCCGCCGGCATGGTGGACGATCGCCAGCGAGCCACTGCTCAGCTTGTTGCGCATCAGCGTATTGACCGAGATGCGCTTGACCTTCTTGTCATCGACGAAGTTGTAGTAATCCTCGGTGGTCAGCTTCGGCAGGCGCGAGACTTCGATCAATTGCTTGATCTGCGCGGCCCGGGCCTTCTGCTCGACCTTTTCCTGCTGCTGACGGTTGAGTTCCTGGTCGCGCTTGACCTTCTCGGCCATGGCCTCCTGGGCCGCGCGTTGCTGGGAGTCGTCCAGTTCGACCTGGCCTTTGTGGGCCAGGCGCTGCTGCTTCTGTTTCTCTTTGCCGACCTGTTTGGCCTGCTTTTGGTTGACCAGCCCTGCTTTGAGCAACTGGTCGCGAAGGGAAAGGCTCATGGTGCTTACTCACTTAGGCAACGGCCTCAGCCACAGCTGGGCAAATTCTTTTCCTGACGTTTGGCTTCGCCCCATAAGGCGTCCAACTCTTCGAGGGTGCAATCTTCCATGGGACGGTGGGTGTCGCGCAATGCCTGTTCGATAAATCGGAACCGCCGCTCGAATTTTCCGTTGGCGCCACGCAGGGCGGTTTCCGGGTCGACTTTCAGATGCCGGGCCAGGT
This genomic window contains:
- the hda gene encoding DnaA regulatory inactivator Hda, with protein sequence MKPIQLPLGVRLRDDATFINYYPGANAAALGYVERLCEADAGWTESLIYLWGKDGVGRTHLLQAACLRFEQLGEPAVYLPLAELLDRGVEILDNLEQYELVCLDDLQAVAGKADWEEALFHLFNRLRDSGRRLLIAASTSPRELPVKLADLKSRLTLALIFQMRPLSDEDKLRALQLRASRRGLHLTDEVGHFILTRGTRSMSALFELLERLDQASLQAQRKLTIPFLKETLGW
- a CDS encoding DUF3108 domain-containing protein; the encoded protein is MRRALLFACALLALPLAQAAELQPFSASYTADWKQLPMSGTAERSLTKEANGTWKLSFKASMMIASLTEESTLTLDKDTLLPQSYHFERGGLGKAKKADLDFDWNTKMVTGTDRGDAVKLPLNRGMVDKSTYQLALQHDVAAGKKSMSYQVVDDGEIDTYDFRVLGSEKVDTKAGQIEAIKVERVRDPTQSKRITVLWFAKDWDYLLVRLQQVETDGKEYNIMLQDGTVNGKAVKGS
- a CDS encoding DUF2066 domain-containing protein, which produces MRLFKFLSVGCLSLISLASHAETLNGLYQVLEPVSNQTPEERNQATLRALDTLVLRLTGDAKAAQNPGLAAIRKDPQQIILQYGYDAGPPESLKVDFDPASSDRALRSAGLSLWGANRPSILGWWLNDSAEGSSLVGDGQASAAPLRRAAQHRGLPLHLPLADLSEQIVATAPNLEGNDPAPLRDASERYAADALLAVHAKEEGGQWQGTWRLWLGDQREQGTAQGADPAALADAVMLAVSQRLAPRFVAKPGVATEQLLEVQGMNLERYAALGRLLEPFGGQLQRVEGDRIVYRVNGSADQLKAQLALAKLQEIPAGEPVAPEPTPQPAADGSVPVAAPTPAPAANLRFRW
- a CDS encoding NlpC/P60 family protein; protein product: MLNRFAPLVPLALVTLLFGCAAHSPVTQQAQQPQVQNSVTAQSSSVAFQEEMASDKELAAFAGSKPYQLPVLADSILERGMSLIGTRYRFGGTSEAGFDCSGFIGYLFREEAGMNLPRSTREMINVKAPLVARNELEPGDLLFFSTNGRRGRVSHAGIYLGDNQFIHSSSRRSGGVRIDSLGDSYWNKTFIEAKRALAMAPTVVTARK
- a CDS encoding AI-2E family transporter — its product is MGDTRRWFWLGGVALLIALIYLLHPILTPFLVALLLAYLFDPVVDRLEKLGLSRTWGVVAVFALFTLIVSALLLVLIPMLAKQLVRLYELAPQMLDWLQHSAVPWVQSKLGLADGFWKFDKVKAAISEHMGQTTDIVGVVLSQATASGLALIGWLANLVLIPVVAFYLLRDWDLMMAKIRSLLPRHREERIMTLTGECHEVLGAFVRGQLLVMVALGFIYAAGLMLVGLELGLLIGLIAGLAAIVPYMGFVIGIGAALVAGLFQFGGDLYPMIGIVAVFMVGQALEGMVLTPLLVGDRIGLHPVAVIFAILAGGELFGFTGILLALPVAAVIMVLVRHMHDLYKDSDIYSGAEDPDL
- the purM gene encoding phosphoribosylformylglycinamidine cyclo-ligase: MSKQPSLSYKDAGVDIDAGEALVERIKSVAKRTARPEVMGGLGGFGALCEIPAGYKQPVLVSGTDGVGTKLRLALNLNKHDSIGIDLVAMCVNDLVVCGAEPLFFLDYYATGKLNVDTAAQVVTGIGAGCELAGCSLVGGETAEMPGMYEGEDYDLAGFCVGVVEKAEIIDGSKVAAGDALLALPSSGPHSNGYSLIRKIIEVSGADIENTQLDGKPLADLLMAPTRIYVKPLLKLIKDTGAVKAMAHITGGGLLDNIPRVLPKGAQAVVDVASWTRPAVFDWLQEKGNVDETEMHRVLNCGVGMVICVAQEHVETALNVLREAGEQPWVIGQIATAAEGAAQVELKNLKAH
- a CDS encoding C40 family peptidase, yielding MSTSARLALIFLAALLSACASRTPPPAPVRAPVVFAPSQTFSPAAEDVLFRALGLVGTPYRWGGNTPDSGFDCSGLIGYVYRDAAGISLPRSTREMIGMRAPDVGKEALQSGDLIFFATNGGSQVSHAGIYVGEGRFVHAPATGGTVKLDSLSKAYWQKAYLGAKRVLQPEHLARNP
- the purN gene encoding phosphoribosylglycinamide formyltransferase; this encodes MSATCDVVVLLSGTGSNLQALIDSTRTGDSPVRIRAVISNRADAYGLQRAREAGIDTRVLDHKAFDGREAFDAALMEQIDTFNPQLVVLAGFMRILSAGFVRHYQGRLFNIHPSLLPKYKGLHTHQRALEAGDTEHGCSVHFVTEELDGGPLVVQAVIPVELHDTPHSLAQRVHAREHQIYPMAVRWFAEGRLTLDDRGASLDGQLLAASGHLIRY
- a CDS encoding DUF2058 domain-containing protein, whose amino-acid sequence is MSLSLRDQLLKAGLVNQKQAKQVGKEKQKQQRLAHKGQVELDDSQQRAAQEAMAEKVKRDQELNRQQQEKVEQKARAAQIKQLIEVSRLPKLTTEDYYNFVDDKKVKRISVNTLMRNKLSSGSLAIVHHAGGYEVIPREAALKIQERDPKRIVQLNTQTEEVDADDPYAAYQIPDDLMW